The following are from one region of the Maribacter aquivivus genome:
- a CDS encoding alkaline phosphatase family protein, whose translation MKKTVVINVVGLTKRLIGEHTPFIKSFLEKGQTSYIEPVLPAVTCAVQSTYVTGKWPSEHGVVGNGWYFKDECEVKFWRQSNKLVEQPKIWDDLKEQHPNFTCANHFWWYNMYSNVDYSLTPRPNYLADGRKIPDVYSYPAELRDDMQKALGTFPLFEFWGPKTTINSSKWIADAALLTDKKHNPDLTFIYLPHLDYNLQRYGIDFKIISKDLNEIDAVVRQLVQHYEALDARVILLSEYGITNVNRPIHLNRVLRKEGMLAIREERGLELLDAGASDAFAVADHQIAHVYCKNSKNIERVADLLKSIDGVEKVLYGEDLKTYHINHERCGDIVVVADKDSWFTYYFWLDDTKAPDYARMVDIHKKPGYDPVEMLTDPKDKLVMAKVVGKLLKKKMGFRTVMNIIPIDATLIKGSHGRLTEDVEDFPVFISNHVTGDNDQKISAIQVRDLIEDHLLN comes from the coding sequence ATGAAAAAAACGGTAGTCATAAATGTAGTTGGATTAACGAAGCGATTGATAGGTGAGCACACTCCGTTTATAAAATCATTTTTAGAGAAAGGTCAAACATCATACATAGAACCTGTATTGCCAGCAGTTACATGTGCAGTGCAGTCTACATATGTTACAGGCAAATGGCCATCAGAGCATGGTGTTGTCGGTAATGGTTGGTATTTTAAAGATGAGTGCGAAGTTAAATTTTGGCGACAATCCAACAAATTGGTTGAGCAACCAAAAATATGGGACGATTTAAAAGAGCAACACCCCAATTTCACCTGTGCCAATCACTTTTGGTGGTATAATATGTACAGCAATGTAGATTATAGCCTTACACCAAGACCTAATTATTTAGCAGACGGGAGAAAAATTCCTGATGTATATTCTTATCCGGCTGAGTTACGAGATGATATGCAAAAAGCCTTAGGTACTTTTCCGTTGTTTGAATTTTGGGGGCCTAAGACAACGATCAATTCCTCTAAATGGATAGCTGATGCCGCGTTGTTGACAGATAAAAAGCACAATCCAGATTTAACCTTCATTTACCTTCCGCATTTAGATTATAATTTACAACGGTACGGTATTGATTTCAAGATTATTTCAAAAGACTTGAACGAAATAGATGCTGTAGTAAGGCAATTGGTGCAACATTATGAAGCGTTAGATGCCAGAGTGATTCTACTTTCTGAATATGGAATTACAAATGTAAACAGACCAATTCATCTTAATCGTGTATTAAGAAAAGAGGGAATGCTAGCTATAAGAGAAGAAAGGGGTTTAGAACTTTTAGATGCAGGGGCTAGTGATGCTTTTGCGGTGGCTGATCATCAAATTGCGCATGTTTATTGTAAGAATTCTAAAAATATAGAACGTGTTGCCGATTTGTTAAAATCAATTGATGGAGTAGAGAAAGTTCTTTACGGAGAAGATTTAAAGACCTATCACATAAATCATGAACGTTGTGGTGATATTGTTGTTGTCGCTGATAAAGATTCTTGGTTTACGTATTACTTCTGGCTAGATGATACAAAGGCACCAGACTATGCGAGAATGGTAGATATTCATAAAAAACCAGGTTATGATCCAGTTGAAATGTTGACGGATCCAAAGGATAAATTGGTGATGGCAAAAGTAGTAGGTAAACTACTTAAAAAGAAAATGGGCTTTAGAACGGTCATGAATATTATACCAATTGATGCTACTTTGATAAAAGGGTCACACGGTCGGTTGACTGAAGATGTTGAAGATTTCCCCGTCTTCATAAGCAATCATGTAACGGGTGATAACGATCAGAAGATTAGTGCAATACAAGTGCGTGATCTTATTGAAGATCACCTATTAAACTAA
- the eboE gene encoding metabolite traffic protein EboE produces the protein MQLKENLHLTYCTNIHPGQDWKSTFESIKKHVPGIKQEVSKEQPFGLGLRLSNKASEELDLGTNMSDFKKWLDSNNLYVFTMNGFPYGNFHDERVKDMVHAPDWTTEDRLKYTKRLFRQLSELIPVGMNGGISTSPITYKYWHKTESETKNAFHVGAKNMLEVAKQLFKIEQATGTYLHLDIEPEPDGLLENSDEVLSFYSDYLLPIGAEFFKQELGLGQKESEELIKKYITICYDVCHFSLAYEEPTDTFAKFKKENIRVGKIQVSAALKILFGGGNDEVVWEQLSQFNEPTYLHQVTEIIDGKVKTYSDLPLVLEGDRNHKELRAHYHVPIFLEKYGELFSTQDHILKTMNYIKSNPISEHLEIETYTWDVLPADLKQDLSVSIIREIEWFKSHM, from the coding sequence ATGCAATTAAAAGAAAATCTTCATTTAACCTATTGTACAAATATCCATCCAGGTCAAGATTGGAAAAGTACTTTTGAGAGTATTAAAAAACATGTTCCAGGCATAAAACAAGAAGTTTCAAAAGAACAACCATTTGGTCTAGGGCTAAGATTATCTAATAAAGCAAGTGAAGAACTTGATTTGGGTACTAATATGTCTGATTTCAAGAAGTGGCTAGATTCCAACAATCTATATGTTTTCACCATGAACGGATTTCCTTATGGTAATTTTCATGATGAACGGGTAAAAGATATGGTGCATGCTCCAGATTGGACTACCGAGGATCGATTGAAATATACAAAAAGGTTGTTTCGTCAATTATCCGAATTAATACCGGTGGGAATGAATGGTGGGATTTCTACATCACCAATCACCTATAAATATTGGCATAAAACAGAAAGCGAAACAAAAAACGCTTTTCATGTAGGAGCTAAAAATATGTTAGAGGTTGCCAAACAGTTGTTCAAAATTGAGCAAGCTACAGGAACCTACTTGCATTTAGATATAGAACCAGAACCAGACGGATTGTTAGAGAATAGTGATGAAGTACTATCCTTTTATTCTGACTACTTATTACCTATAGGAGCAGAATTTTTTAAACAGGAATTAGGGTTAGGGCAAAAGGAATCTGAAGAGTTGATTAAAAAATATATTACTATTTGTTATGATGTTTGCCATTTCTCATTGGCATATGAAGAACCTACAGATACCTTTGCTAAGTTTAAAAAAGAAAATATACGCGTAGGTAAGATTCAGGTTAGCGCTGCTTTAAAAATTCTTTTTGGTGGTGGCAATGATGAGGTTGTTTGGGAGCAATTGTCTCAATTCAACGAACCTACCTATTTGCATCAGGTAACTGAGATAATCGATGGCAAAGTAAAAACATATAGCGATTTACCTCTGGTTTTAGAGGGTGATAGAAATCATAAGGAATTAAGGGCTCATTATCATGTTCCTATTTTCTTGGAAAAATATGGTGAGTTGTTTTCCACGCAAGATCATATTTTGAAAACGATGAATTATATTAAATCAAACCCCATATCTGAACATTTAGAAATAGAAACCTATACTTGGGATGTGCTTCCGGCAGATTTAAAACAAGATTTATCAGTATCTATAATTCGTGAAATAGAGTGGTTTAAATCACACATGTAA
- a CDS encoding 3-dehydroquinate synthase, which translates to MQLQPIKQSFQVQYDYQLYFTSGLFALENTLFAKLIADYKGFEPVKLLFVLDDGVKNHHPELINQIEAYCKKNQQTIKYTITLVLSGGEQVKNSDAAIDSILKGVNENKICRHSFVVAIGGGAVIDMVGYAAAIAHRGVKLIRIPTTVLSQNDSAVGVKNSVNAFKKKNFLGTFAPPFAIINDSDFLETLEQRDWISGISEAIKVALIKDKSFFKYIADNATALKNREMEPMQYVIYKCAEMHMHHIAQGGDPFESGSSRPLDFGHWAAHKMEFMTNYELRHGEAVAKGIALDVTYAQLVGLISEADLQHILDVMIAIGFDLSLPVQSAEQITSLLNGIEEFREHLGGQLTITLISDLGVKHDVHTIDMDLMTQAVSKLNHQFALN; encoded by the coding sequence ATGCAATTACAACCTATAAAACAGTCTTTTCAAGTGCAATATGATTATCAATTGTACTTTACTTCTGGACTATTTGCTTTAGAAAATACTTTGTTTGCAAAATTAATTGCGGATTACAAAGGTTTTGAACCTGTTAAACTACTTTTTGTATTAGATGACGGCGTTAAAAACCATCATCCTGAGTTAATAAATCAGATTGAGGCCTATTGTAAAAAAAATCAGCAAACTATAAAGTATACCATTACTTTGGTATTGTCAGGTGGCGAGCAAGTTAAAAATAGCGATGCAGCTATTGATTCTATTTTGAAAGGAGTCAATGAAAACAAAATTTGTCGTCATTCATTTGTAGTTGCTATTGGTGGCGGTGCCGTAATCGATATGGTCGGTTATGCTGCTGCAATTGCGCATAGAGGCGTTAAGTTGATAAGAATACCTACTACGGTTTTATCTCAGAACGATTCTGCAGTAGGGGTGAAAAATAGTGTAAACGCTTTCAAAAAGAAAAATTTTTTAGGAACGTTCGCTCCGCCTTTCGCGATTATTAACGATAGCGATTTTCTAGAAACTCTAGAGCAGCGCGATTGGATTTCCGGAATATCTGAAGCTATCAAAGTTGCTTTAATTAAGGATAAAAGCTTTTTTAAATATATAGCAGATAATGCAACAGCTTTAAAAAACAGAGAAATGGAACCCATGCAATATGTCATTTATAAGTGTGCGGAAATGCATATGCATCATATAGCGCAAGGTGGCGATCCATTTGAATCTGGTTCGTCAAGACCATTAGATTTCGGACATTGGGCAGCCCACAAAATGGAATTCATGACCAATTATGAATTACGACATGGTGAGGCAGTAGCAAAAGGCATTGCACTAGATGTAACCTATGCGCAATTAGTCGGTTTAATTTCAGAGGCAGATTTACAACATATTTTAGATGTTATGATTGCCATTGGTTTTGATTTGTCGCTTCCCGTTCAGAGCGCAGAACAAATAACGTCTCTATTGAACGGTATAGAAGAGTTTAGGGAGCATTTAGGAGGGCAATTGACAATTACCCTAATTTCTGACTTAGGAGTCAAACATGACGTTCATACTATCGATATGGATTTAATGACGCAAGCAGTTTCAAAGTTGAATCATCAATTCGCATTAAATTAA
- the eboC gene encoding UbiA-like protein EboC (EboC, a homolog the polyprenyltransferase UbiA, belongs to system of proteins involved in the trafficking of precursor metabolites to an extracytoplasmic compartment so that the biosynthesis of certain natural products, such as scytonemin, can be completed.) produces the protein MKEKLMGFARLARPANLPTAAADILAGIAIALYLRNIEVLKFLVEQSGDVLLLVFSSVALYAGGVVFNDVFDAELDAIERPERAIPSGLVPKREAIYFGTILMLIGVTLAFKCNMLAGMISVVLTIAILTYDGYFKQFGFAGPLNMGVCRGLNLLMGMSILGILSHWYIALVPVVYIFAITLISRGEVHGNNKKHIVWAGILYAIVILSITLIVMQQKDNVIVLLPFLILFGYLIFKPLLKAYKENSPENIKKAVMGGVLSLVVMNACWVAGFSDWYLALVILLLLPASMLLSKLFAVT, from the coding sequence ATGAAAGAGAAGTTAATGGGTTTTGCTCGTTTGGCAAGACCTGCAAATTTGCCAACTGCAGCAGCAGATATTTTGGCGGGTATTGCTATTGCATTGTACCTGAGAAATATAGAGGTACTCAAATTTCTAGTTGAACAAAGCGGTGATGTACTTCTTTTAGTTTTTTCGTCTGTTGCTTTGTATGCAGGCGGAGTGGTTTTTAATGATGTATTCGATGCGGAATTAGATGCGATTGAAAGACCGGAAAGGGCTATACCAAGCGGACTAGTACCTAAGCGTGAGGCTATTTATTTTGGAACAATTTTAATGTTGATAGGCGTTACCTTGGCATTCAAGTGTAATATGCTTGCAGGGATGATATCCGTAGTCTTGACTATTGCTATTTTAACATATGATGGGTATTTCAAGCAATTCGGTTTCGCCGGACCTTTGAATATGGGTGTTTGCCGTGGTTTAAATCTTTTAATGGGAATGTCTATTTTGGGCATACTTTCTCATTGGTACATAGCGTTAGTGCCTGTAGTTTACATTTTTGCCATTACATTAATAAGTAGGGGCGAAGTACATGGTAATAATAAAAAACACATTGTTTGGGCAGGTATATTGTATGCAATAGTTATACTATCTATTACGTTAATTGTAATGCAGCAGAAAGACAATGTAATAGTCTTATTGCCTTTCTTAATTTTATTCGGGTATTTAATTTTTAAACCTTTATTAAAAGCGTACAAAGAAAATTCACCTGAAAATATAAAGAAGGCGGTAATGGGCGGTGTATTATCGCTTGTTGTTATGAACGCTTGCTGGGTAGCCGGTTTTTCAGATTGGTATTTGGCATTAGTGATTTTGTTGTTATTACCAGCATCAATGCTGTTATCGAAATTATTTGCTGTAACATAA
- a CDS encoding TatD family hydrolase, which produces MEDKMMIIDPHVHMTSRTTDDYEAMAAAGVVAIIEPSFWLGQPRTQVGSFQDYFSSLVGWEPFRASQFGIKHYCTIGLNSKEANNEALAEQVIELLPLYLHKENVVAIGEIGYDDQTPAEDKFFRMQLDMAKELDMTVQVHTPHRDKKAGTIKSMEVCLEHGLDPANVIIDHNNEETVKEVLDRGFIAAFTIYPKTKMGNERMVEVVKKFGSSNIIVDSSADWGVSDPLAVPKTASLMLKRGISMEDVRKTCYQNALDAFGKNGKMKEAHWLQPDSINQSQLFNDNSVLRGQKPRIDEDQIT; this is translated from the coding sequence ATGGAAGATAAAATGATGATTATTGACCCCCATGTTCACATGACGTCAAGAACAACAGATGATTATGAAGCAATGGCAGCTGCGGGAGTTGTAGCGATAATAGAACCTTCATTTTGGCTGGGTCAACCCAGAACCCAAGTAGGTTCTTTTCAAGATTACTTTAGCAGTCTTGTTGGTTGGGAGCCTTTTAGAGCTAGCCAATTTGGTATTAAGCATTATTGCACAATTGGCTTAAACTCTAAAGAGGCTAATAATGAGGCTTTGGCAGAACAGGTTATTGAATTATTGCCATTATACTTACATAAAGAAAATGTTGTTGCCATTGGTGAAATTGGTTATGATGACCAAACACCTGCAGAAGACAAGTTTTTTAGAATGCAATTAGATATGGCGAAAGAATTGGATATGACTGTACAGGTACATACGCCACATCGCGATAAAAAAGCTGGTACCATCAAAAGTATGGAGGTTTGTTTGGAGCACGGTTTAGATCCTGCCAATGTTATTATTGACCATAATAATGAAGAAACGGTAAAAGAGGTTCTTGACCGCGGATTTATAGCTGCATTTACTATTTACCCAAAAACAAAAATGGGTAATGAACGTATGGTAGAGGTAGTTAAAAAATTTGGTAGTTCTAATATTATAGTAGATAGCTCCGCAGACTGGGGTGTTAGTGATCCATTGGCTGTGCCGAAAACTGCTTCTTTAATGTTGAAAAGAGGTATTTCTATGGAAGATGTTAGAAAGACCTGTTATCAAAATGCTTTAGATGCTTTTGGTAAAAATGGAAAAATGAAAGAAGCGCATTGGTTACAACCAGATAGCATTAATCAATCGCAATTATTTAATGATAATAGTGTTTTAAGAGGTCAGAAGCCAAGAATAGACGAAGACCAAATTACCTAA
- a CDS encoding EboA domain-containing protein — translation MYNQKDIQNILTQFGTPENVGWLDGKIEKLAGDKSAKDLFMTYSLLNAKFDAVKPISFKQIDSESTRYFSAHKANILQVARIYLLSEVLGHDEDFYTPKVANIIQVADTSELETFLKYLILLPNPEAYKQTAVEALRTNIATIFDAISLNNPYPAKYFNDQQWNQMFLKAAFMERDLSQIESVDESANADLTRIISDYAHERWAAGRKIDPLFWRPVSKFLNEELLNDMKTLLNSDDVLENNSGALCCYHSGNDKALALLNSKPELKHKIADGQITWNTIKQQ, via the coding sequence ATGTACAATCAAAAAGATATTCAAAATATTTTAACACAATTTGGAACACCAGAAAATGTTGGTTGGTTAGATGGTAAAATTGAGAAGCTGGCTGGTGATAAGTCTGCAAAAGATTTGTTCATGACCTATAGCCTTTTAAATGCGAAATTTGATGCTGTAAAACCAATTTCATTTAAGCAAATAGATTCTGAAAGTACGAGATATTTCAGTGCACATAAAGCAAATATTCTACAAGTAGCACGTATCTATTTGTTGTCAGAAGTTCTAGGGCATGATGAGGATTTTTATACACCTAAGGTAGCAAACATTATACAAGTGGCTGATACAAGTGAGTTGGAAACTTTTCTAAAATACTTGATTTTATTACCAAATCCCGAAGCATATAAGCAAACGGCGGTAGAAGCTTTAAGAACCAACATTGCTACAATTTTTGATGCGATTTCATTGAATAATCCGTATCCTGCAAAGTATTTTAATGATCAACAATGGAATCAGATGTTTTTGAAAGCGGCATTTATGGAACGTGACCTTTCGCAAATAGAATCTGTTGATGAAAGTGCGAATGCAGATTTAACGAGAATAATTTCTGACTATGCACATGAAAGGTGGGCTGCAGGTAGAAAAATAGACCCATTGTTTTGGAGACCAGTTTCTAAATTTTTGAATGAGGAACTATTGAATGATATGAAGACACTTCTCAATAGTGATGATGTATTAGAAAATAATTCAGGAGCCCTTTGTTGTTATCATTCAGGAAATGATAAAGCATTGGCACTTTTGAATAGTAAACCAGAGCTAAAACATAAAATAGCAGACGGACAGATAACGTGGAATACGATTAAACAACAATAG
- the miaE gene encoding tRNA-(ms[2]io[6]A)-hydroxylase yields MLGLKLPTDPRWVNIVEKNIDEILTDHAYCEQKAASTAISLIVSFPEYTELVEEMVALSREEMGHFKMVHDLILKRGNTLGRDRKDDYVIQLIKFFPKGGSRTTQLVHRLLYAGLIEARSCERFRLLSEELEDKKLAEFYHKLMISEAGHYTMFLKFARKYGELEEVNKKWNSLLEYEAQIMKDLSKKESIHG; encoded by the coding sequence ATGCTAGGCTTAAAATTACCAACTGATCCAAGATGGGTAAATATTGTAGAGAAAAATATTGATGAAATACTTACCGATCACGCCTATTGCGAACAAAAAGCTGCTAGTACTGCTATATCTCTAATTGTTTCTTTCCCTGAATATACAGAGCTTGTTGAAGAAATGGTTGCTTTATCTAGAGAAGAAATGGGCCATTTTAAAATGGTGCATGACCTCATATTAAAACGTGGCAACACTTTAGGCAGAGATCGTAAAGATGATTATGTAATTCAGCTGATAAAATTCTTTCCAAAAGGAGGAAGCAGAACTACACAGTTGGTTCATAGATTATTATATGCTGGACTAATTGAAGCGCGTAGCTGTGAGCGTTTTAGGTTATTATCAGAAGAGTTAGAAGATAAAAAATTAGCCGAATTCTATCATAAATTAATGATAAGCGAAGCCGGTCATTACACTATGTTCTTGAAATTTGCTCGTAAATATGGTGAATTAGAAGAGGTGAATAAAAAATGGAACAGCCTTTTGGAATATGAAGCTCAAATCATGAAAGATTTAAGCAAAAAAGAATCTATTCACGGATAA
- a CDS encoding Ppx/GppA phosphatase family protein yields MKVRKFAAIDIGSNAIRLLTHNVIEDKGKRTQFRKSALVRVPVRLGEDSFTVGEISEVNEARLIKTMKAFKLLMEVAGVEKYRACATSAMREANNGNEIIQKISQESGIQIDLIDGKQEAAIIASTDLKNLITNDQSYLYIDVGGGSTEFTLFSQGKIQVSKSFKLGTVRLLNNMVKPETWNKLEEWIKLILKDKPKLSIIGSGGNINKLHKLSGRKEGEPLSYIWLNAQYHFLDSLSYDDRISELGLNPDRADVIIPATKIFLSAAKWSGAKKIHVPKIGLSDGIIKDLYNSETK; encoded by the coding sequence TTGAAAGTAAGAAAATTTGCAGCAATTGATATAGGCTCTAATGCGATTAGGTTACTTACGCATAACGTAATAGAGGATAAGGGTAAAAGAACTCAATTTAGAAAAAGCGCTTTGGTTAGGGTTCCTGTAAGATTAGGAGAAGATTCATTTACGGTAGGTGAAATATCTGAGGTAAATGAAGCAAGGTTAATAAAGACAATGAAAGCCTTTAAGCTTTTAATGGAAGTAGCGGGAGTTGAAAAGTATAGAGCATGTGCTACCTCTGCAATGAGGGAAGCGAATAACGGAAATGAGATAATACAAAAAATATCTCAAGAGTCTGGAATTCAAATAGACCTGATTGATGGTAAGCAAGAAGCTGCCATAATAGCCTCAACAGATTTAAAGAATCTAATTACTAACGATCAATCTTATTTATATATTGATGTTGGTGGCGGTAGTACAGAATTCACCTTGTTTTCTCAGGGTAAAATCCAAGTATCAAAGTCTTTTAAGTTAGGTACGGTCAGGCTTTTGAATAACATGGTAAAGCCAGAGACTTGGAATAAATTGGAAGAATGGATAAAATTGATTCTAAAAGATAAGCCTAAATTATCTATAATAGGCTCAGGTGGTAATATCAATAAGTTGCATAAGCTTTCAGGAAGAAAAGAAGGCGAGCCTTTATCTTATATTTGGTTGAATGCTCAATATCATTTTTTAGATAGTCTAAGTTATGATGATCGTATATCAGAGCTAGGGTTAAATCCAGATAGGGCAGACGTTATCATACCGGCAACCAAAATTTTTCTCTCAGCTGCTAAATGGAGTGGTGCTAAGAAAATTCATGTTCCTAAAATCGGACTTTCAGATGGTATTATAAAGGATTTGTATAATTCGGAAACTAAATGA
- the ppk1 gene encoding polyphosphate kinase 1 — translation MIKNNNQYVNREISWLWFNERVLQESADKNVPLIERLRFLGIFSNNLDEFFKVRYATVKRIVEAGKTGKSVLGGEKAKDLLEEITNIVIEQQTKSLTILRRIEHELEGKNIFIIKETELNENQKEFVKAYFLKEVSPQLMTIILNDLTRFPTLKDTAAYLAVKMVIKSEESKKEKRYALIEIPKGIDRFVVLPDEGEKSYIIILDDLIRYCLDNIFTMFEYDSISAHMIKITRDAELDIDNDLSKSFIEKISSSVEHRKIGDPVRFVYDKSIGRDTLTFLKEKMNIEDTDSVIPGGRYHNRRDYMGFPSLGRKDLLYDKIIPLPVKGLSVEGSILESIAKKDYLQYTPYHTFTYILKFLREAALDPKVRTIKITVYRLASNSQIAASLINAVKNGKQVTVQIELQARFDEQANIEYAEQLQAEGVKLIFGVPGLKVHSKICLIEREEAGSIKRYGFVSTGNFNESTARIYTDFTLFTADDSILKELNKVFDFFETTYKINKYKHLIVSPHYTKNAFMKLIDNEIANAKQGKVAFIKIKMNSFTSYKMVDKLYEASRAGVKIQLIIRGICCLIPGVEGMSENIEAISVIDKFLEHTRIFIFANGGDTKIYISSADWMTRNLDYRVEVGCPIYDEDIKKELMDTFDICWKDNMKARVFNAAQDNAYRKTTLPRIRSQFATYEYYANKQES, via the coding sequence ATGATAAAAAATAACAACCAGTACGTAAATAGAGAAATAAGTTGGTTATGGTTCAACGAGCGTGTATTACAAGAAAGCGCAGATAAGAATGTTCCATTAATTGAAAGGCTTCGTTTTTTAGGTATTTTCTCTAACAACCTAGATGAGTTTTTTAAAGTTAGATATGCAACGGTAAAGCGTATAGTTGAAGCAGGTAAAACTGGTAAAAGTGTATTGGGTGGTGAAAAGGCTAAAGATCTCTTAGAAGAGATTACAAATATTGTAATTGAGCAGCAAACCAAAAGTTTAACGATTCTAAGAAGAATTGAACACGAGTTAGAGGGTAAGAATATCTTTATCATTAAGGAAACAGAATTAAACGAAAACCAAAAGGAGTTTGTAAAAGCCTATTTCTTGAAAGAGGTAAGTCCGCAGTTAATGACCATCATTTTAAATGACCTTACTCGTTTTCCAACGTTAAAAGATACTGCAGCATATTTAGCAGTAAAAATGGTTATTAAAAGTGAAGAAAGTAAGAAAGAGAAGCGATATGCATTAATTGAAATTCCAAAGGGAATAGATCGTTTTGTTGTATTACCAGACGAAGGAGAAAAGAGCTATATCATCATTCTAGATGATTTGATTAGATATTGCTTAGACAATATTTTTACCATGTTTGAGTATGATTCTATTTCGGCTCACATGATAAAGATTACCAGAGATGCCGAGCTAGATATTGATAATGATCTTAGTAAAAGTTTTATTGAGAAAATATCATCTAGTGTAGAACATAGAAAAATTGGGGATCCTGTACGTTTTGTATATGATAAAAGTATAGGTAGAGATACTTTGACTTTTCTAAAAGAGAAAATGAATATTGAAGATACGGATAGTGTAATACCTGGGGGTAGATATCATAACCGTAGAGATTATATGGGCTTTCCTAGCTTGGGTAGAAAAGATTTATTGTACGATAAAATTATCCCGTTACCGGTAAAAGGCTTAAGTGTAGAGGGTAGTATTTTAGAAAGTATCGCTAAAAAAGATTATCTGCAATACACTCCATATCATACCTTTACATATATTTTAAAGTTTTTGCGTGAGGCTGCTTTAGACCCTAAGGTTCGTACTATTAAAATTACGGTATATAGATTGGCAAGTAACTCTCAAATTGCTGCTTCTTTAATTAATGCTGTTAAAAATGGTAAACAAGTAACCGTACAGATAGAGCTTCAGGCTCGTTTTGATGAGCAAGCTAATATTGAATATGCAGAGCAGTTACAAGCAGAAGGCGTAAAACTAATTTTTGGTGTACCGGGTTTAAAAGTGCACAGTAAAATATGTTTAATTGAGCGAGAAGAAGCTGGTTCAATAAAGCGATATGGCTTTGTAAGCACAGGTAATTTCAATGAATCTACCGCAAGAATTTATACTGATTTTACACTCTTTACAGCAGATGATTCTATACTAAAAGAGTTGAACAAAGTTTTTGATTTCTTTGAGACTACCTATAAAATCAACAAATACAAACACCTTATAGTTTCACCGCATTATACTAAAAATGCGTTCATGAAATTAATTGATAATGAGATTGCAAATGCCAAGCAAGGCAAAGTAGCTTTTATCAAAATAAAAATGAACAGTTTTACATCATATAAGATGGTAGATAAACTGTATGAAGCAAGTAGAGCAGGGGTAAAGATCCAGTTGATCATAAGAGGTATATGTTGCTTAATACCAGGTGTTGAGGGTATGAGTGAAAACATAGAAGCTATAAGTGTAATAGATAAATTTTTAGAACATACACGTATTTTTATATTCGCTAATGGTGGTGATACTAAAATATATATATCCTCTGCAGATTGGATGACCAGAAACCTTGATTATAGAGTAGAAGTTGGTTGCCCAATTTATGATGAGGATATTAAAAAAGAATTGATGGATACATTTGATATCTGTTGGAAAGATAATATGAAAGCACGTGTATTCAATGCAGCTCAAGATAATGCGTACAGAAAGACAACATTACCCAGAATCAGGTCACAATTTGCTACGTATGAGTATTATGCGAATAAACAAGAATCTTAA
- a CDS encoding SixA phosphatase family protein → MKNLYLMRHGKSSWELNVSDQDRSLLQRGIFDAHLVGDEIARKNLKIDHVYTSPANRAFHTCMICLRALKYPLENCNINSELYDFSGDQVLEFIKNLDDNLDNVLLFGHNHTFTHLANSLGDKHIINVPTSGFVHLQFNENTWATISKGSTIQTIFPKQLKA, encoded by the coding sequence GACATGGTAAGTCTTCTTGGGAACTAAATGTTAGTGATCAAGATAGGTCATTATTGCAAAGAGGTATTTTTGATGCGCATTTGGTAGGGGACGAAATAGCAAGAAAAAATTTAAAAATAGATCACGTTTATACGAGTCCGGCAAACAGGGCGTTTCATACCTGTATGATTTGCTTACGAGCACTTAAATATCCTCTTGAGAATTGTAATATAAACTCAGAGTTGTATGATTTTTCAGGAGATCAAGTGCTTGAATTTATAAAGAATTTGGATGATAATTTAGACAATGTCCTTCTTTTTGGGCACAACCATACTTTTACCCATTTAGCAAATTCATTAGGTGATAAGCATATTATTAATGTACCCACTAGCGGATTTGTTCATTTACAATTTAATGAAAATACTTGGGCTACTATTTCAAAAGGCTCAACAATACAAACCATTTTTCCGAAGCAACTAAAAGCATGA